The Nicotiana tomentosiformis chromosome 9, ASM39032v3, whole genome shotgun sequence genome contains the following window.
AGTGGACCTTTTATGACATCTATGCTGCACTGATTGCTCAAGCAGGGGAATTTTGCTCTGGTATCACCTCCATCATACCACAATATCCTAAGTGCAAGTTCATGGTGAGTTTGAGTAACTTGTATGCAGTACAAGAAAAACCTGAAAAGTAAGCAATTCATCTTGACACATATGAAGCCGATAGCTGAAGAGTGCAACTTGAACTAGGGCAACCAAAATTAAGGACACCAAGAATAATCAAAATTGCTCAAACATGTACTTTTGCAATATTTATAGAAAATGACTCATAAAGTATAGACATTCACCCGGCAACTTAAAATACTATAGACAGACTCTTTTCAGACAGACTGCAGATACATCTCATGTGCTAACTGCAAAAGGGACTCCGCACTCTGAGAAGCTAATTCACTGATAATAATAACTTCCATACTTTCACCAAAACAACACAAGCAATGCAGGGGAATAGTGTATAAAATTCCCAAGATGCCACTGCTGTTACCTCTTGACTCTTCACGCCGTCTTATTTACCACTGTCATATGGAGTGATCCCACCTCGGCACCTCCCCTCAACCACGACTGACTCTTGACCCGGACTGACCAGACTCAGGGAGGTGATCTGACTCGACTTGACATGACCCCAACACCAACATGTCATCTTCAAACTGCATTTCTCATCCACCATACTCAACCCCTGCATATGTTAATGCTTCAGGTGAGCAAAGGATTAACAAAAAATGCCTTTAAGCTTTTCGATCCAACAAGAGCATGCAGATTAAGGAATAGGATAAATGCTTCGCACACAATGTTATGCACCTGTTAAGGAGAAAAAATTGGTGGATGGATGTCATAACTTTCAACCAAACTTGAATCCACCAGATGGAAGTTGAATGTCATTCCCACCAAAATTGAATCCAGCTTGTGTTTCATCACCTGCCGGCAATGTTTCGTCCTCCTCCTCCAACCAGTATGTTTCCAGTATCTTAACAGCCTTCTCATATATCTCATTGTTATCATGACTCTGAAGGTTTTCAATCTTTTCCAATCCCTCTGCATCGTCGGTCAGCTGAGCATAGTAATTAATGCCTCCAGTGTTTGCTTTTTCTGCTTCCCCAACCTTCAATATGTTTTCTAATCCTTCCAGACAGACTGTGACAATCCTTGGATCGGGGCACACAAGCAAATCACATAGAGGCTTTATGCAACCCTGACTCACCAAGAACCTGAAGCCAAAAGCACAAGAAAACACCGAGTTCAGTAATATTATCAGCAATATCAGAGGGATGATTACCCAAAAGAGACGTTACATACTTGATCTGCTCATGAGTCCCACCAGAAGTAGCATTTGAAATAGCCCAGGCAGCCTCTTTTTTGATATCAAATTCTGCAGTTTGAAGCAGATTGACCAGAGGAGCAATTAATCCAGCCTCAATTACAGCCTGCTCAAATGTaaaaaaatatcttattatttagAATTTTAGATAAATGGAAAATGCACTGGTGGTTTAATCAATTGAAAAGTCTATCAATAAAAGCAAAGAAAGCTGGGCTGTGGTAAGAGGACGGTGCGCATTACTACAAAGCATCTCCACAACTCAAATTCCCATTTCAATTTCAAACTACTACACCAACTATTACACTCTCATATTCACCTATTTAACCACCCATAGATTTGCATTATAGAACTTAGAAGACGTGCAAAAAATGTATGCAAGAGACGTACCTGTATCTGCTCCTTGTTCCCAGCAGTAATATTGGATATGGTCCAGCATGCCTCTTTCTTGATGCTCTTTTTGTGATTGTGTGTTAACAAGCTCAGCAGGCAAGTAAGGGCACCATGTTCAATAATGCACTGGATTGTGAAGATAGTTGACAttagtaaaaaataaagtaatatgcATGACTAACACAAAATACATTTAGCAGAAGGTTTAAGAAAAAAGCAAAgcaaaaattcatttttccagTGTGGTCTCACACTGCATTCATCCTACAATTTTAGCACATAAAAAAGGATGATATATAGCTGAACAGGACCAGCAGAGGAAGACAGATAATTGATGATCTCCACCAAACCGATCCCAAGACACTGCCAATTTAACAAGGGTGAGTTAAACTCACTTTCCCTTTTGTACCTGACAATTAGATTCTCCTTTCAAGAAGCAtataacttcaagttcatattttgaaaaatgaaaCCATGCTAGAAGCACCTAGTGAAAAGCGCATAGCTTGCGAAACACCTCTTGAGCATCTTATGACATTAACATATCTCAGAAAAGCATAATGCCTCCACAGCATCTTAAGATACAAAGTATAAGGCCCCACTTGAGAGCATATGACAAACTTTGAGCATTTGAAAATGAATTTCAACCTAAATCTAAACATTATGTAATTTCTTATTACCAACTTGCATAAGAAAATAGTGTCGTGTTTCTTCAAATCAAGATTTAAAGGGATTAAGTTAGTGAAACACTTGAGAGAAATCTAAAATGCACCAAAAAAAGAAACCCGACAAACTGCTTTATTAACAACAACGTAGAATTGCTTTAAAAATAATGGACCAAACACCCAACCAAGTGCCAGCAAAAATTCCCGTAAGTACTATTTTTGAAAAAACTACTTGAAGAAAAGGCACTTCAATACAAAAAGCGAATCCAATACAATCCCAATCTATTTACGACTATCCAATATGTTCTTTACTACAGTTCTAATTTGTGGAACAAATGGCAGTCAAAATGTTAAAAGCGCAAAGAATTATTTTCCATTTCTTTCTCCTTAGTGTCATTAAACTATTTGGAACAGAGTAATTAAAATCGCTGCGTGAAAATTTAAGGAGCGCCATCTTATCAGTTTACACTTGTTTTGCCTAAAGAATTTACTTTGAACTATCTGGAAGTTATTGAACTTTCCCTTTGCTTGATCAGAAAAAAAAGATGGACGTCTGGCTAAAAGAATACAATTGAAACAGGTCTGTGACATTCCATTGTTACAACTAGTACAAAGTTTACGAATTCTTTTAAAGTTCCAACTTTATACAAGCCATATATTTGGAAAATATTAGGAACTGGGGCTTATCTTTGGAATAACATGGAAACCACAACTGCTCCACAATTAGGTAAAGATATTAatagcccgtttggccaagcagcaaaaatcaacttattttgagaagtgtttttctcaaaagtacttttggtgagaagcagtttgtgtttggctaattaatttgaaaatcactgctgagcagcaattagtgtttgtcCAAGCTTtaaaaaactgcttctaagtgtatttttctcaaaagtgcttttcaaaaaagtgcttttggagctccaaaactgcttctgcttatcctcaaaagcacttttttcctttcaaaagcttggccaaacaccttaattttAGCAAAAAGCACTTTTGACCAAAGAAAAAAAAGCGCTTTTgccttggccaaacaggctataacaTACTTACAGCTTATAAATCGTTTTTTCCTGCCTATATTACATACACTATGTTAAGTGAGGTGCCATAAACACTAGCATTTTGTTTCTGGTAAACTATACAGAAATACTCAACTGCCAAAAAATGTACTAATGTAGTGTCATTTCAAGCTCAAGATTGGATAGTCACTGATTAAGgatgtagaaaaaataaaataataacggTGCATGTCTTGCTGCAAATTACAGCACTAAGACAGCCACTTTCAATAACTGTAGATTTAACTATGCTACTGCATATTACAACaataaatcaaataaattaatCGTGTCCACAAAATTGTAAACTAAGAGCAGGTGTTAGGCAATAAAAATGATAGCTACAAGTGCAGATGGTACTAGACAGGGGCGGAGCTACCGTTCTGGTTACGGGTTCGGCAGAAAGGTTTTGTAGCTTTGGCCCAAACTTTGCATTTGTGTTAAGAAATccacttagagcccgtttggattggccTAAAAAAGTGGCTTTTCAGCAGAAATAGCTTTTAAGCAAAAAGCAACAAGTTGGGATTGCCCAAATTCTTGCTTTTGGCTTGTTTTATGCAgtttttaacttattttaagCACTTTTTTATTTTGCCAAACActgaaaaaagttaaaaagagCTTAAAAGCTGATTTGGCCAGCttaaaagccaatccaaacaccctcttaatatgtataaataatcTACCCAAAACCAGTAAGCATCCTTTTCTAGAATTCAAAACCAACAACTCAAAGTTCTTGATCCGTATCTTGTACTACTCAGTGTGTTAAACGCTCGCCTAAAGCgtgcttaagccctgaagcttGGTGAAGCGCAGGTTGTGCACTTCGCCTCGCTTAATTGGCGCTTTAGTGTACATCTCAAGGTGTTAAGGCGAGTGTCTTCCACCAATGGGTTCCATCTTTAAGGGTACAAGTATATATAGCTAATTATAGTTTTTCCATTCTGTCCAGTTAATTATTATTTGTGTCTATGCTTACATTTTTCTTGCAATACATTTCTGTATCTTTATTTTTCCTTGGCACCTTTCTtcgctatagcccatgccttaattgtgctttgcgcttaaagcTCCATAAGACATTGGAGCCTTTTCGTGCTTTTCGCTTTTGGCTACTACTAGATTGCTCGGTTGCATAGAGAACCGGCCTAAATCCAGGAGTGAACCAAGCACAATGCTATAAAGTTTAGAAATGGGCTGAAGATGATCAATTTTGAAGTTGATTCAGGGAATGCTGAAATATCTTCACAATATATATTATATCAGATGTTTCCAACTTTcaaccttttattttatttgtaccTTTTTTCATTAGTCAATTCATCAAAGTGTTTGGCTACAACCATGAAAGCTTCTAAAAGCTCCTTAAGACCTACATACCTGAGTCTGGAGGTCATCTCCTGTAACAATATTTCCAACTGTACGGAGAGCAGGGATGAGTACTGAAGGAGACGGATGCCTGAACATCAATTAGCATACATATATCAGATTCAATCATAAGCTAAATACAAAAAAAGTAGGTTAAATGAGGAAACTAAAACATCCCACTCACATGAGGAGCTCAACCAGCCGTGGACAAACACCTGCTTCAATGACGGCTTGAATTTTGTCGTTGGTACCATCAGAAAGGTAAGAAAGTGCCCAGCATGCATCTGTTAGCACCTCTTCATCATTCGAATGAACGAGGCGCTGAAGAGCTGAGAGTGCTGGTCTCACCTGGAAAATGAATAGTCATCAGTAATGCAAAAACAATCCAATAAGGTCTCAAGGAAAAAcaattttttgaattaaatactGCAGGCATGAAAAAATTTTGACAGCCATTACCAACCTGCTCAAATGGAGGTTGTGGCTTGCCTCTACAAAAGTTTGATAAAGTCCACGTGGCATTTCTCAGCATTGAAAGCTTGGCATGCTCGTTCAACTGAGCCAGCAAAGGAATCAAAGCCCCATTACTAAGCACAAGATCACGGCATCTAGGAGAATCGCCAGCAACATTTCCCAATGCCCACACAGCCTGTAGTTGGAAAGAAAACACAATCAGCCTGCTAATCAACATAACTTCAGTCTATACGGCATAAGAGTCTACCCATTTTCAAAACACACCTGCTCACGGACATCATCACTTGGAGAACCCAGAAGCTTTACAAAAATTGGCACCGCCCCATGATCAATCACCACTCTGGTATTCTCCGAGGTACCAGAAGCAATGTTTGTGAGAGCCCAAGCAGCTTCAAACTATGAAAGCATAACCACAACGATAAAGTAAGTGTGAAGCTACAACGTGAAACGCTAAAGAAGGCACAAATAGAGTAATCAAGCATCACTCTCATACCTGGAGCTGCGGAAAGTCTTCCCTCATTAGAAACTCAACAAATCGAGGAACAACACCAGATTGTATAACTTCCTCAATAGGAGGACTCCTTTCTGTTAATCATAATTTGCACGTTAAGTCAATTGAATGAAACCAGCATAAAAGAAGCAGGAGCAGGCTTAGTCATACCAATAGAGAGCAATTTACGGAATTGTGTGGTGGCCTCCAGCTGCAAATTGTTATCATTTGACCAAACACCAGCAACCATTGATGGAAGACTTTCCAACTGTAAACCAACAATTAATTACCATTCAAAACCACATTCACAATCAAATCAGCACAAACAATCAAGTCCCAACTATGAGATAACTGTGATTAAAAAACCATTTGATCCAAAGTTCATTTATGAACAAGttttaaaacagaatcaaactaACTTTTGCTCCTGATTAAATATTCATTATTTTGGACAGACGAAACATATACACGAACATTCATACAGCAGAAACTGATTTGGCCTTAAACATCAAAGTGACTATCCCCTCATCCAGGGGCGGATGCACAATAGAAGCAGCTTTAACTCAGACCCGTTATATGAGTTGTGAAATCTactaaatatgtacaaatattaaaTCTTTGTCAGTGGGTTTAGTGGCATCTCGAACTCATAAGGTTCAATCCTGAATTCACCTTTGCAGCCTGATTATTACAAAAAATTGCATAGTTTGAGATTGATTAATCAATTGattgaatacaacaacaacccaatataattccACTAGAGGGgcctgggagggtagtgtgtagagaggctatttcccaTAGACACTCGGCTCCGtcccctccaagaactccccaccttgttcttggggtgactcgaactcacaacctcttggttagaagtggagtatgctcaccactagagcaacccactcttgtcaatcAATTGATTGAATAAAGACTAACAAATGGctttccaaaaatggcaaaaaaacTATCACTAAAGCTCCAGGATTCAATTTTTACCAATCAAATAGCTAAACATCCAAATGGGTATGCAAAATATACTGATAAAACAAGACCCAAATTGAAGGGAAAAAAGAGAATTTAGTTACTATAAATAACAAAACCCACCTTTTTTTCAACGGTAGATGTATGGAGATTAGCCGGGAAGGGTTGTTGTTGGGGTTGAAGGCCTTCCCTACGCTTCTTGAGCAAACTCTCTTCTCTCTTGCTCTTTCGGATCTCAACCATGTTGTCCTCTCGCCGGCGCCGGCCTTCCTCGGCGTCGACGGCGACCTTGTACCGGTTCCGACGAACTTCCGTCCTAGCACTTGGTCTCAGAGACATCTTCGTATAAAAAAACGAGAACTGCAAAAGAGATAGTAATAGGGTATTACAGAAAACCCTTGAGAAGGACAACGATGATTGAATCGAGAAGagaaaaaacatatatatatatatagagagagagagagagagagtatataCCAAATATTTTGGAGAGAAGACCGTGACTGACAAGGGTTTGGGAAAGAGTTCCTCTTCTAGTCTACTTCTCTTCATGGGCCGGGTCTTCATCTATTTTGGGTTTTTCTTCTGGGCTCAAGCCCAAGATTCTGTTCAAAAATAGCAAGTTTTACGACTGCTATTTTCAAAAATAAGTCACAGTTTTAAAACTTAGACACGTTTTAATTCGAAAATCATATTAGAATTTAGAACAAAAATACCCTCAATTTGAAATATCAACAGAGACTTTCTCCGTTTTTTTTTCGAACTTATTGGCCACTGATTCTTAATCAAATATTTTCTATTTCTCAattaaaataaggaaagaaaataaaaaataatgccAACAATATGACGTTCAAATTAAATCTCCCATCTCCATGGGCAAGAAAAAGAATAGTTGCACACCGTAAGCTTTTAATTAATGTTTGTCTTCGATGACGATATAATTGGCTACTCAATTAGGTAGGGAATTGGTAGGGAAATCTGAATGACATATATGAGTAGGTAACAAGAGAATTGGAATTATAGGTTGGCAAAGATGTTGGTGTTTCTCCTTGTTTGGCCAATTttctaaaatcaacttattttgaaaaatatttttctcaaaagtataataacaacaacaaactcagtgtgTGAGGTCTGGAGATGGTAGTATGTATGCAGCCTTACTCCTATCTTAAAAAGATAGAGAGGGTATTTTTAATAGACCATGTAAAGATGAAAAAGAAGCATTAACAACAAACAGTAATAACATCAAGATAATAAGAAAATCGAAGTGAAAGAAACAACACGCAGTAATAGAAACctaagaataagaaaatacaagACTAATACTAATAATATTGGTATGGAGAAGAAAAATACttgactacctactaaccttcttgacctccacaccctcctatcaagggtcatgtcctcggtaagctggaGCAGTGTCATATCCaacctaatcacctctccccaatatttcttTGGTCAACCTCTACCTCTCCTTAGACCTATCATAACCAAACTCGTGTACCTCCTTACTGGGGCATTTGTGCCTCTCCTCTTCATATGCCCGTACCATATTAGCCTCGCTTCCCACAGCTTGTCCTTCACAGGGTCCACtcccaccttgtcccgaataacttcattcctaatcttatctaacaTTGTATATCGGcatatccatctcaacatcctcgtttctgctactttcatcttatTGACATGGGATTTTTCGATTGCCAACACTCTGCCACATACAACAAAGTCGGTCTAACCACCAGTCTaaagaacttacctttaagttttagTGGCACATTTTTATCATAGAAACGTGGGTGCGatcctccatttcatccaccccgctccagtacgatgtgtgacatcctaTCAATCTTTCGATTTTCTTGGATTACtcacccaagatacttgaaattCTCTCTCTCTTGGTGATTATTTGAGTATCAAGCCTTATATCCACATCTGCTTCATAAGTCACGTCATTTAACTTGCACTTCACGTATTTTATCTTGGTCCTGCTGCTCAACTTAAAACCATTAGACTCCAAGGTCTATCTATAAACCTCCAAC
Protein-coding sequences here:
- the LOC104121532 gene encoding importin subunit alpha-2-like: MSLRPSARTEVRRNRYKVAVDAEEGRRRREDNMVEIRKSKREESLLKKRREGLQPQQQPFPANLHTSTVEKKLESLPSMVAGVWSNDNNLQLEATTQFRKLLSIERSPPIEEVIQSGVVPRFVEFLMREDFPQLQFEAAWALTNIASGTSENTRVVIDHGAVPIFVKLLGSPSDDVREQAVWALGNVAGDSPRCRDLVLSNGALIPLLAQLNEHAKLSMLRNATWTLSNFCRGKPQPPFEQVRPALSALQRLVHSNDEEVLTDACWALSYLSDGTNDKIQAVIEAGVCPRLVELLMHPSPSVLIPALRTVGNIVTGDDLQTQCIIEHGALTCLLSLLTHNHKKSIKKEACWTISNITAGNKEQIQAVIEAGLIAPLVNLLQTAEFDIKKEAAWAISNATSGGTHEQIKFLVSQGCIKPLCDLLVCPDPRIVTVCLEGLENILKVGEAEKANTGGINYYAQLTDDAEGLEKIENLQSHDNNEIYEKAVKILETYWLEEEDETLPAGDETQAGFNFGGNDIQLPSGGFKFG